The Actinotalea sp. JY-7876 sequence CAGCAGGTTCACCATCTGCCCGATGAGGATCTCGAGGTTCACGCCCGGGGTGTCCCCGAACGCGGCGCACATCGCCATCATGCGGCCGATGTAGCCGTGGTGGTCGGCGCCGAGCATGATCACGACGCGGTCGAAGCCCCGCTCGCGCTTGTCGAGGTAGTAGGCCAGGTCACCGGCGATGTACGCGGGCATGCCGTCCGACCGGACGATGACGCGGTCCCGGTCGTCGCCGAACTCCGTGGTGCGCAGCCACACGGCGCCGTCGGCCTCGTAGACGTGGCCGAGGTCGCGCAGGCGCGTGATCGCCCTCTCGACCGCGCCCGAGCGGTGCAGGGAGTCCTCGTGGAAGTAGACGTCGAAGTCGACGCGGAAGTCGTGCAGCGCCTGCTTGATCTCGCCGAACATCAGCTCGACGCCCCGGGCCCGGAACGCCTCCTGGGCCGCGTCGTCGGGCAGGGACAGCGGGTCCGGCTCGCCCGCCGCGGCGGCGTCGGCGATCACCCGGTCCGCGATGTCGGCGATGTACTGGCCGCCGTAGCCGTCCTCGGGCGCCTCCAGGCCCCGGGCGCGCGCCAGCAGCGACCGCGCGAACCTGTCGATCTGGGCACCGTGGTCGTTGAAGTAGTACTCGCGCGCCACCTCGGCACCGCTGGCCTGGAGCATGCGGGCCAGCGAGTCGCCGACCGCCGCCCAGCGCACCCCGCCGATGTGCAGCGGCCCGGTCGGGTTGGCCGAGACGAACTCGAGGTTGATCCGCTCGCCCGCCAGCACCTGCGAGCGGCCGAAGGCCTCCCCGGCCTCCACCACCGTGCGGGCGAGCTCGCCCGCCGCGGCCGTGTCGAGGGTGATGTTGAGGAAGCCGGGACCGGCGATCTCGACCTGCGCCACCCCTGGCGCCTCCGCGAGCCGCGCCGCCAGCACCTCGGCGAACGCGCGCGGCGCCATGCCGGCCTTCTTGGCGAGCTGCAGCGCCACGTTGGTCGCCCAGTCCCCGTGCTCGCGGGAGCGGGGTCGCTCCACCGTGATCGTCGCCGGCACGGCGTCGGCGGGCAGCGGCAGGGTGCCGTCGGCGACGGCGGACAGCAGGACGGCGCGCAGCGCCTCGGACAGCTCGGCGGGGGTCACGGTCCCAGGGTATCGAGACCGGCCGGTCGGCCCTGCGCCGTGTCCGGCCCGCCGCCGCGAGGGCCCCACGCGTCCTCGAGCATCCCGGGGCGGCACGCCACGGCCCCCGCCACCAGCAGCACCGCGCTCGAGACGGCCAGGACGACCGAGGGCAGCTCCCAGCCGCCGCTGGCGCCGTACAGCACGCCGACGAGCAACGGGCCGACGCCGGAGACCGCGTAGCCGACCCCCTGCGTGAACCCGGAGAGCGAGGCGGCGCCGGCGGACGTCCGCGTGCGCAGGTTGATGAGCGTCAGCAGCAGCGGGAACGTGCCGACCCCCAGCCCGAGCCCGATCATCCACGGCAGCGGGTACGCGGGCAGCCACAGCGTCCCGGCCCAGCCGACGACGTACAGCGCGACGAAGGCGACCACGACCGGGTACGGGTTGCGCAGCCGCACGGCCAGCGGCGGTGCGACCAGGGCGGGGACCAGCCCGAGGATCGCCACGAGCGCGAGCCAGCGTCCCGCGGCCGCGGGGTCGTGACCGGCGTCGACGAGCCGCGCCGGGAGCCAGGCGAACACCACGTACGAGTTGAGCGAGTTCATCGCGAACGCGCCCGCGAGGCCCCACGCGAGCGGCACGCGCCACACCCGACCGGCATTGCGGTGGCGCGAGTCGAGCCGCGGCGTGGCCGACGGCGCGCGGCGCAGCACCTCGCGCAGGTGTGTCCGGGCCGCCGCGGAGCGCGCGATGACGACCAGCCACGGCACGACGGCCACGAGCCCGACGACCGCCCACGAAGCCAGCGACGCGCGCCAGCCGAGCCGGGCCGCGGCGGGCACGGCGAGCAGCGGCGGCAGCGCGGCGCTGAACGCCATGGCGACCGAGTACGCCGCGGTCACGGGCCCGATGCGGTCGGGGAAGTACCGCTTGACCAGGGGCGGCAGCAGGACGTTGCCCATGCCCATGCCCGCGAGGGCGATGAGCGACCACGCGACGAACGCGGGCGGCGTCGTCACGGTCGACCGGACGACCTCCCCCACGGCCGAGAGCACCATCGCCGCCACGAGGAGCGGCTCGAGGCCGACCCTGCGGGCGAGCGCCGGGGTGATCGAGCCGAACAGGGCGAACGAGGCGACGGGGACCGTCCCCAGCACGCCGGCCTGGGCCGCCGTGAGCCCGAGGTCCCCCTCGAGCCGGTCGAGGATCGGCGAGACCGAGGCGATCGCGATCCGCAGGTTGAGCGCGACGACGAGGATGCCCACCAGGACGAGGAGGCGCCCTCGCCACGGGTGCGGGGCGGCCGCGCCGGGACGCTGCCCGGCGTTCGGCTCGGGTGGTGCGGGCATGCCTGCCTGTCGCTCGTGGTGGGGTCGGCGCGACTGTACGGCAGGGGGCGACGTGCGCTCGACCCGTCCGGCGGTGTTGACTGCCCCACACCACCCCTACGTCCGGAGCCGGGATGACGCGCCGCACCAACCTCATCGACCTCGCGGTCGGGCGACTGCGCCAGCAGATCACGTCCGGCACCTGGGAGGTCGGCTCGCGCATCCCCGCGGAGCCCGAGCTCACCGAGCTGATCGGCGTCGGCCGCAACACGGTCCGCGAGGCCGTGCAGTCCCTCGTCCACGCGGGCATGCTCGAGCGCCGGCAGGGATCGGGCACCTACGTCCTGTCGAACTCCGAGCTGGGCAACGCGATGGGTCGCCAGATCGCCGGTGCCCACCAGCGCGACGTCCTGGAGGTCCGGCGCAGCCTCGAGGTCGAGGCGGCGCGGCTGGCGGCGCTCCGCCGGACCGACGAGCAGGTCGCCGAGCTGCGCGCGCTGCGCGACAGCCGCCGCGAGGCGTTCGAGAGCGGCGAGCTCGACCGGATGGTCGAGGCCGACCTGGCGCTGCACCGCACCATCGCCGTGGCCTCGCACAACCCGGTTCTCCTGGCGCTGTACGAGAACCTCCAGGACGCGATCGGCGAGAACATCCGCTTCAACTTCGAGCACCCGGTGCACGACGACGACTCGCACCACGTGCTCGTCGAGGCCGTGGCGGCCGCCGACCCCGAGGCGGCGATGCGTGAGATCGACCGCTACCTGTCCGAGCTCATCGGCGAGGAGCTGCGGCCGGCGGAGACGGGTGGGGGCAGCCCCGAAGGGCTCTTCGCCCCCGGCGAGCGCCTGAACGCCCCCGACGCCGAGCGCCCCGCCTGACCGGACGGGCGGCGGCACCGCGCACGCCCCGGCGGCTGGTAATGTTTCGCACCGCCCCGCCCGCGTAGCTCAGGGGATAGAGCGTCTGCCTCCGGAGCAGAAGGCCGCAGGTTCGATTCCTGCCGCGGGCACCGATCAGAGCCCCGGTCCACCCATGGTGGCCGGGGCTTCGTCGTCCCCGCATCGACCCAGTTCAGACGGCCCGCCAGGTGTCCCGTCGCCGTTCGAGCGTGGCCGGCCTGCGGCGCCGTCGAGGAGCACCGGCTGTGCGGAGGCGCTCACCGCTGACACACGATGTGTGTCGTCAGTGCGCGAACCGGAGAGTCCCGCACGGGTGCTGGGCATGCCCCGACTGATGCGCCCGACCCTGCGGGTCCGGCTGACCCCTGACTCCCCCGTCCCGTCCGGCCACCCCCTGCTGGCCGGCTACCGGCCCGACCCGCTGCCGGTGCGCCGGCGTGTGCGCACCCTGGCATCCGCGCCGCGCCCGGTGGCCAGCGCCGTGCCGGCGGGGACCGTCGACGCGACCACCGCCGCCCGCCGGCTGGCGATCCCCGAGCCGGTGCTGCGCGGCCTGGCCCGGACCGCACCGGACCTGCTGCCGCCGTTCCGGCTCGTGGACGGCGAGCCGTGCTTCGCCCTGGCCGACCTGGAGGCGCGGCGATGAGCGTGTGGAGCCGGCCCTACGTCACGGTGCTCGCGGCCGACGGCTCGCCGGTGCCGTGGTCGGTGCCGGCCGGCGGGTTGCCGGCGGGTGAACCCGACCCCATGGCCCTGGGCCTGCCGGTCGGAGCGAAGCTGGTGCTGCGCTGGCGGGCGCCGGGGTTCACCAACCCCCGGCACGCGACCTTGTGGGTGGCCCACCCCGGGTGGGCCGACCTGCTCCGGGACGTCCTCGCCGCCCACGCCGACGCCGGGGTGGGCTGGCGCCCGGACGAACGCGGGCGGCCGGTGCGCGCCACTGGAGGACGGGCGCGGACCACCACCATCGCACCTGGCTCCGCCGCCGGGGAGCGCCCCGGGGAGCACAGCACTCCCCCGCCGGTTGCGACCCCGGCGCTGCCCGGCGCCGTCCACGTCGAGGGACGGGTCTGGGCCAGCCCGCACAACCCGATCCTGGTCCAGGTCGCGGCCGGCGCCCTGGACCTCGGACCGACCGTCGCCGAGCTCGCCGAGGACCTCAAGGCCGCCCGGTACGCACGCTCCGAGGCGAAGAACCGGGGCAACATCTCCAGCGTGCTGAGCATCCTCAAGCACGTCATGACCTACCGCGAACCGCTCCCGGACGACCCGGAGGAGATCGCGGCGTGGAAGCTGGCCCGGCTGGACCTGCCGGGGGTCGAGCTCGGCGCCTCGATGCACGTGCGCCTGCTCCTGGTGCGCGACCTGGATGACGCGATCGCCTTCCGTCGGCACGTGGACTTCCGGGTGGAGAGGTTCAACGAGCAGGCGGTGGTGCGCCACCAGGCGCAGTGGGAGCGGCACCTGCGCGCCCTGGACGCCAAGGCGCGGGGCACCTGGCGCGGCGGCCGCCTGCCGCAGCGCCCGCCGGAGCACGTCGAGCTGCGCGAGCACCCGGAGCAGGTGAAGGCCCGCACCGAGCAGCTGTTCGCCCAGCAGCTGGGCGCGGTGCTGGCCATTGCCCACTCCCGCGGCGCCCTGGTGGGACCCAACCCGTGGGACGGGTTCGCCCACGACCCGTCCCGGACCAAGGGGTACCGGGTCCCACGGCTGCTGCTGATCAACGAGCGGGTCGTGCCGGCGATCGGGCTGGTCGCCGAGCTCGCCGAGGCGATCGCCGCCACCGGACCGGCCGACCCGGTCCGAGGGTGCCGCACCGGTGCCCGGTTCAGGGCCCTGGTGGTGGCCAGCACCAGTGCCTTGCGTCCCTCCGAGCTGTTCGGCCTGGGGCCCGGGGACTACCTGCGCGGGGAGGAGCCTCGGCTGCGGGTTTACCGTTCGCTGACCCACGTGCCGGCGGCCCTGAACGACGGCAGCGGGACGTTCGTGAGCGAGGGGCCCAAGGGGCGCCAGGCCGGCGGCGTGCGGGAGGTCCCGATCCCCCGGGCGGTGGCCGACGCCCTGGACGAGCACATCGCCGCCGGGTACGCGAGCAAGCACACGCTGTTCACCGGCCACGACGGCGGCCCGGTGAACTTCGGGAACATCACCGCCACCCACTGGCGCCCGGCGGTGTCCGCGGTGTTCGGCCAGTCCAGCGTCCGCCAGCTGCGCGAGCTGGAGTTCCGGTGGCTGCGCAAGGCCGCCCTCACCTGGATGCTGCGGGCCGGGCTGCACCCGACCAAAGTGGCCGAGATCGCCGGACACTCCGTGAACGTGCTGACCACCCACTACGCCGGCGTCGTGCACAGCCACAGCCAGCGGCACCTCTTCACGACCTGGGACGACGCCTGGGCGTGGGCGGTGCAGGAGACCGAGCTCGTCTGACCCCCGCGTCCGGGCCGCGGCAGCGACCCCCCGCATCGGCGGCGCATCTGCCCAGGTTGCGTCTCGCGGTGACACAACGAGGCGGCCTACCGTCGATCACACCGCCGCCGACGCCGCCGACTGACCGGCCGACAGCGGCCAGACACCCCGAGCGGCCGGCGAACTCTAAACGGCGCAAAGGCGCTGCGCCGGTCAGTGGAGCGTGCCCGGTAGGGCCAGGCGTCCACCCGCACGACGCACGGACGGAGGGACGCGATGGAGCTCACCGAGATCCGCGCGAGCACCACCGGGCGCTGGCTCATCAGGACCATCGCCGGGGCCGTCCACCTGCTGGACGTCCCGCCGGACGGACGCGCTCGCTGGGCCACAGCCACCGCCCCGGAAACGGCCAGCGGCGCCCCCGCACGGCCGGTCGTTCATGAGCTGATCGCCTGGGCCAGCTACGACGTCCTGACCGGGGTCCGCGAGGGGATCAGCCTCGGTGAGAGCCTGCTGTTCATTACCGAGCCCCTCACCCCGGACGGCACCGCCACCGCCGCGATCTCCGCACCCGTGCTGTCCATCAGCCCGCTGCCGCCGCAGGCAGATCTCGTCGGCGCGCGGCCCACGGCGTAGGAGTCGGCTGTGGAGTCCCTCGGTCCAGGCGCGCAGGGCACCTACCTGGTGCGGACCCTTACCGCGGCCTACGTCGTGGACCTGGACGCGGCGACGCTCGAGCGGCACCCCGCAGTGTCCGCGCCACTGCAGTTCCCCGCGCCGGCGGACCTGCGACGTGACCACGAGCCAGTCACGCTCGCCGCCGTCCTGGACTGCCGGATCGGCGCGTCGATGACCGTGCTGATCGTGCTCGGCGACCCCGCCACCGCGCCCCTGACCGTGCGGCAGACCACTGCGGTCCAGGCCATCGAACGGGTCGGCTGATGAGACCCCGACGAGACAGACGAACGCGACGGGACGCGGGCCGAGAGCGCGGCCTGCCGGACCCGCTGGGCTCAGGAGACCTCAGCGACCGCTCCGCGGAGCCGGCCAAGCCGTTCGGGGCGCGCTCGCGCCGGTGGCTGACCGCCGCCGTCCGGCGGGTGGCGACCGACGGGGATCGACGGGGCAAGGGCCCCTCGCCCACTCTTGTGGAGTCGATCCACCGCAGCGACCAGGAGGCCCGCCGCAGCGCGTGGGAACGGTGGGAGAACAGCGGCGGGCCGGAGAAGCTGC is a genomic window containing:
- a CDS encoding MFS transporter, which gives rise to MPAPPEPNAGQRPGAAAPHPWRGRLLVLVGILVVALNLRIAIASVSPILDRLEGDLGLTAAQAGVLGTVPVASFALFGSITPALARRVGLEPLLVAAMVLSAVGEVVRSTVTTPPAFVAWSLIALAGMGMGNVLLPPLVKRYFPDRIGPVTAAYSVAMAFSAALPPLLAVPAAARLGWRASLASWAVVGLVAVVPWLVVIARSAAARTHLREVLRRAPSATPRLDSRHRNAGRVWRVPLAWGLAGAFAMNSLNSYVVFAWLPARLVDAGHDPAAAGRWLALVAILGLVPALVAPPLAVRLRNPYPVVVAFVALYVVGWAGTLWLPAYPLPWMIGLGLGVGTFPLLLTLINLRTRTSAGAASLSGFTQGVGYAVSGVGPLLVGVLYGASGGWELPSVVLAVSSAVLLVAGAVACRPGMLEDAWGPRGGGPDTAQGRPAGLDTLGP
- a CDS encoding FadR/GntR family transcriptional regulator, with protein sequence MTRRTNLIDLAVGRLRQQITSGTWEVGSRIPAEPELTELIGVGRNTVREAVQSLVHAGMLERRQGSGTYVLSNSELGNAMGRQIAGAHQRDVLEVRRSLEVEAARLAALRRTDEQVAELRALRDSRREAFESGELDRMVEADLALHRTIAVASHNPVLLALYENLQDAIGENIRFNFEHPVHDDDSHHVLVEAVAAADPEAAMREIDRYLSELIGEELRPAETGGGSPEGLFAPGERLNAPDAERPA
- a CDS encoding site-specific integrase, translated to MSVWSRPYVTVLAADGSPVPWSVPAGGLPAGEPDPMALGLPVGAKLVLRWRAPGFTNPRHATLWVAHPGWADLLRDVLAAHADAGVGWRPDERGRPVRATGGRARTTTIAPGSAAGERPGEHSTPPPVATPALPGAVHVEGRVWASPHNPILVQVAAGALDLGPTVAELAEDLKAARYARSEAKNRGNISSVLSILKHVMTYREPLPDDPEEIAAWKLARLDLPGVELGASMHVRLLLVRDLDDAIAFRRHVDFRVERFNEQAVVRHQAQWERHLRALDAKARGTWRGGRLPQRPPEHVELREHPEQVKARTEQLFAQQLGAVLAIAHSRGALVGPNPWDGFAHDPSRTKGYRVPRLLLINERVVPAIGLVAELAEAIAATGPADPVRGCRTGARFRALVVASTSALRPSELFGLGPGDYLRGEEPRLRVYRSLTHVPAALNDGSGTFVSEGPKGRQAGGVREVPIPRAVADALDEHIAAGYASKHTLFTGHDGGPVNFGNITATHWRPAVSAVFGQSSVRQLRELEFRWLRKAALTWMLRAGLHPTKVAEIAGHSVNVLTTHYAGVVHSHSQRHLFTTWDDAWAWAVQETELV
- the argS gene encoding arginine--tRNA ligase, which encodes MTPAELSEALRAVLLSAVADGTLPLPADAVPATITVERPRSREHGDWATNVALQLAKKAGMAPRAFAEVLAARLAEAPGVAQVEIAGPGFLNITLDTAAAGELARTVVEAGEAFGRSQVLAGERINLEFVSANPTGPLHIGGVRWAAVGDSLARMLQASGAEVAREYYFNDHGAQIDRFARSLLARARGLEAPEDGYGGQYIADIADRVIADAAAAGEPDPLSLPDDAAQEAFRARGVELMFGEIKQALHDFRVDFDVYFHEDSLHRSGAVERAITRLRDLGHVYEADGAVWLRTTEFGDDRDRVIVRSDGMPAYIAGDLAYYLDKRERGFDRVVIMLGADHHGYIGRMMAMCAAFGDTPGVNLEILIGQMVNLLRDGEPLRMSKRAGTIVTIDDLVGAVGVDAARYALARSSTDQSIDLDLDLLSRSTNDNPVFYVQYAHARTANVARNAADLGVRREDGFDPSLLDHVSESTLLAKLGEFPRVVAQAAELREPHRVARHLEEVAGAYHKWYDQRRVTPFGDEAVSDVHRTRLWLNDATRQVLANGLGLLGVSAPERM